In Bombus vancouverensis nearcticus chromosome 1, iyBomVanc1_principal, whole genome shotgun sequence, a single genomic region encodes these proteins:
- the Uch gene encoding ubiquitin carboxyl-terminal hydrolase isoform X2, translating into MSSWIPMESNPEFLHKLGVAKDWSVVDVYGLEPDLLALVPKPVVAVILLYPLSKKGDNSLEDKESEEEDVSIPKDPEVFHMKQYIHNACGTIALIHSVGNNRDIIDLQDGFLKTFLDEAKNLSYMECGKLLMESDGISITHKDVAQEGQTEVPSDEIPVYHHFVALIHKNGVLYELDGRKPSPINHGTTSPETLLEDAARVCKEYMARDPEEVCFTVLALANSDAGAL; encoded by the exons ATGTCATCTTGGATTCCGATGGAATCTAATCCAGAA tttttacataaattagGCGTAGCAAAAGATTGGTCTGTTGTTGATGTTTATGGTCTGGAACCTGATCTGTTGGCACTTGTACCTAAACCAGTTGTTGCTGTTATTTTGCTATATCCTTTATCCAAAAAG GGTGATAATAGCTTAGAAGACAAAGAATCAGAAGAAGAAGATGTAAGTATTCCTAAAGATCCAGAAGTTTTTCATATGAAACAGTACATTCATAATGCCTGTGGTACAATCGCATTAATTCACAGTGTTGGCAATAATCGAGACAT CATAGATCTTCAGGACGGTTTCCTAAAAACCTTTTTAGATGAAGCGAAAAATCTTTCTTATATGGAATGTGGGAAGCTTTTAATGGAGTCGGACGGTATTAGTATCACTCATAAAGATGTGGCACAAGAGGGTCAAACAGAG GTACCAAGCGATGAAATACCAGTGTACCATCATTTTGTAGCACTTATACACAAAAATGGAGTATTATATGAATTAG ATGGACGTAAACCTTCTCCTATTAATCATGGTACAACTAGTCCAGAAACACTGTTAGAAGATGCAGCACGTGTTTGTAAAGAATATATGGCTCGTGATCCAGAAGAAGTGTGTTTCACAGTTCTTGCTCTTGCCAATAGCGATGCAGGAGCATTGTAA
- the HBS1 gene encoding translation elongation factor EF-1alpha (GTPase) HBS1 isoform X2 produces MSRHRDVRCMNYSEEYEGYDDVYGHSVEDDYCVSPSAEQFLFDRSKQQNIASFITEPDIIEDNEDNEELPISFNDENVTLTDIELGKLMSCMEPIKNVIGDTVPDSEIKKKIIQSNFDVKIALDLILKESSPKTATGSSMANKDNLEPYPGKKLSSKYTFQATTPSNVKIIPAGKRSVVKGFNISGTENTDLLNSRTESPRSQSPYSDYNSPEVKRKENIVSKEKRAAFSNANSPRCQSPVSGHQTPDLDPKIKFNEEKDVAKIYKDKRGDSKEQLHLIVVGHVDAGKSTLLGRLLCELGEVPTRLIHKYQQESKKIGKQSFAYAWVLDETGEERERGITMDVGHSKFETETKCITLLDAPGHKDFIPNMIIGATQADVALLVVDATRGEFETGFDSGGQTREHALLLRSLGISQLTVVINKLDTVDWSKERFDEIVSKMSVFLKQAGFKDNVTFVPCSGLSGENILTKPKEPLSNWYTGPTLVNVINNFKCPERHIDKPFRFSVNDIFKGTGSGFCVSGHVETGMVALGDKVLVLPRNETAVIKGLQIDEVSITNAFAGDQVSLILSGIDQQNVGIGDIICNPQNPVPVTTRFQAHVVVFAVKIPIMKGLPVIIHQQSLVQPAVITKLVAQLHRSTGEMIKKKPRCLPKNSSAIIEITTQNSVCMELYKDIKQLGRIMLRVEGTTIAAGLITKIK; encoded by the exons ATGTCTCGTCATCGCGATGTACGATGCATGAATTATTCAGAAG AATACGAAGGTTACGATGATGTCTATGGACATTCTGTAGAAGATGACTACTGTGTATCTCCTAGTG ctgaacaatttttatttgatcGAAGTAAGCAACAAAATATTGCATCCTTTATTACGGAACCAGATATAATAGAAGACAACGAAGATAATGAGGAACTTCCAATATCTTTCAACGATGAAAATGTAACACTTACAGACATCGAATTGGGCAAGCTCATGTCATGCATGGAACctataaaaaatgttataggAGACACAGTACCTGACTCTGAGatcaaaaagaaaattattcaatcAAATTTTGATGTTAAAATAGCCcttgatttaatattaaaagaatctTCTCCAAAAACTGCTACTG gttCATCTATGGCTAATAAGGATAATTTAGAACCATACCCAG GTAAAAAATTGTCATCCAAATATACATTTCAAGCTACAACACCTTCCAATGTGAAAATTATTCCCGCTGGGAAACGATCTGTTGTAAAAGGCTTTAATATAAGCGGGACTGAAAATACTGATCTATTGAATTCCCGTACTGAGAGTCCTCGCTCTCAAAGCCCATATTCTGATTATAATAGTCCAGaagtaaaaagaaaggaaaatataGTTTCGAAGGAAAAAAGAGCAGCTTTCTCGAACGCAAATAGCCCGCGATGTCAGTCCCCAGTATCAGGACATCAGACACCTGACTTGGAtcctaaaataaaattcaatgaaGAAAAAGATGTTGCAAAGATTTATAAAGATAAAAGAGGAGACAGCAAGGAACAATTACATTTAATTGTGGTTGGTCATGTAGATGCTGGTAAAAGTACTTTATTAGGACGACTTTTATGCGAGTTAGGAGAAGTTCCAACAAGATTAATTCACAAATATCAAcaagaaagtaaaaaaatagGGAAACAATCATTTGCTTATGCATGGGTCCTTGATGAAACAGGAGAAGAAAG GGAACGTGGAATTACTATGGATGTTGGTCATTCTAAATTTGAAACAGAAAcaaaatgtattactttattagATGCACCTGGGCATAAGGATTTCATACCTAATATGATTATTGGTGCTACTCAAGCTGATGTAGCTTTGTTAGTAGTAGATGCTACTAGAGGAGAATTTGAAACTGGTTTTGACAGTGGAGGTCAAACTAGAGAACATGCActattattacgttcattaG GTATATCACAGTTGACAgtagtaataaataaattagataCAGTAGACTGGTCAAAGGAGAGATTTGATGAAATAGTAAGCAAAATGAGTGTATTCTTGAAACAAGCTGGGTTCAAGGATAATGTTACTTTTGTTCCTTGTAGTGGTCTATCTGgtgaaaatatattaacaaaGCCTAAAGAACCTTTATCTAATtg GTATACAGGACCTACATTAGTCAAcgttattaataatttcaagtgTCCTGAACGCCATATAGATAAACCATTTCGATTTTCGGTTAACGATATATTTAAAGGCACAGGATCTGGATTCTGTGTGTCTGGTCACGTAGAAACAGGCATGGTAGCTTTAGGTGATAAAGTTCTAGTATTACCGCGAAATGAAACTGCAGTGATTAAAG GTTTACAAATAGATGAAGTATCTATAACAAACGCATTTGCTGGAGATCAAGTTTCTTTAATATTATCTGGAATTGATCAACAAAACGTTGGGATTGGAGATATTATTTGTAATCCTCAAAATCCAGTTCCTGTAACAACACGTTTCCAAGCACATGTTGTTGTATTTGCAGTGAAAATACCTATTATGAAAGGTCTTCCTGTAATAATTCATCAACAATCTTTAGTTCAACCAGCTGTTATTACAAAATTAGTAGCGCAACTTCATAGGAGTACTGGTgaaatgataaaaaagaaaCCACGCTGTTTACCAAAAAATTCAAGTGCTATTATTGAGATTACAACACAAAATTCAGTTTGTATGGAATTATATAAGGATATCAAACAACTGGGTAGAATTATGTTACGTGTAGAAGGAACTACTATTGCAGCTGGTCTGATTacaaaaatcaaataa
- the HBS1 gene encoding translation elongation factor EF-1alpha (GTPase) HBS1 isoform X1, with protein MSRHRDVRCMNYSEEYEGYDDVYGHSVEDDYCVSPSAEQFLFDRSKQQNIASFITEPDIIEDNEDNEELPISFNDENVTLTDIELGKLMSCMEPIKNVIGDTVPDSEIKKKIIQSNFDVKIALDLILKESSPKTATGSSMANKDNLEPYPDAASVKPQSNSFIIPKLSFNKQENIEGKKLSSKYTFQATTPSNVKIIPAGKRSVVKGFNISGTENTDLLNSRTESPRSQSPYSDYNSPEVKRKENIVSKEKRAAFSNANSPRCQSPVSGHQTPDLDPKIKFNEEKDVAKIYKDKRGDSKEQLHLIVVGHVDAGKSTLLGRLLCELGEVPTRLIHKYQQESKKIGKQSFAYAWVLDETGEERERGITMDVGHSKFETETKCITLLDAPGHKDFIPNMIIGATQADVALLVVDATRGEFETGFDSGGQTREHALLLRSLGISQLTVVINKLDTVDWSKERFDEIVSKMSVFLKQAGFKDNVTFVPCSGLSGENILTKPKEPLSNWYTGPTLVNVINNFKCPERHIDKPFRFSVNDIFKGTGSGFCVSGHVETGMVALGDKVLVLPRNETAVIKGLQIDEVSITNAFAGDQVSLILSGIDQQNVGIGDIICNPQNPVPVTTRFQAHVVVFAVKIPIMKGLPVIIHQQSLVQPAVITKLVAQLHRSTGEMIKKKPRCLPKNSSAIIEITTQNSVCMELYKDIKQLGRIMLRVEGTTIAAGLITKIK; from the exons ATGTCTCGTCATCGCGATGTACGATGCATGAATTATTCAGAAG AATACGAAGGTTACGATGATGTCTATGGACATTCTGTAGAAGATGACTACTGTGTATCTCCTAGTG ctgaacaatttttatttgatcGAAGTAAGCAACAAAATATTGCATCCTTTATTACGGAACCAGATATAATAGAAGACAACGAAGATAATGAGGAACTTCCAATATCTTTCAACGATGAAAATGTAACACTTACAGACATCGAATTGGGCAAGCTCATGTCATGCATGGAACctataaaaaatgttataggAGACACAGTACCTGACTCTGAGatcaaaaagaaaattattcaatcAAATTTTGATGTTAAAATAGCCcttgatttaatattaaaagaatctTCTCCAAAAACTGCTACTG gttCATCTATGGCTAATAAGGATAATTTAGAACCATACCCAG ATGCTGCATCTGTTAAGCCTCAGTCTAATTCATTCATTATACCCAAATTATCATTTAACAAACAAGAGAATATTGAAG GTAAAAAATTGTCATCCAAATATACATTTCAAGCTACAACACCTTCCAATGTGAAAATTATTCCCGCTGGGAAACGATCTGTTGTAAAAGGCTTTAATATAAGCGGGACTGAAAATACTGATCTATTGAATTCCCGTACTGAGAGTCCTCGCTCTCAAAGCCCATATTCTGATTATAATAGTCCAGaagtaaaaagaaaggaaaatataGTTTCGAAGGAAAAAAGAGCAGCTTTCTCGAACGCAAATAGCCCGCGATGTCAGTCCCCAGTATCAGGACATCAGACACCTGACTTGGAtcctaaaataaaattcaatgaaGAAAAAGATGTTGCAAAGATTTATAAAGATAAAAGAGGAGACAGCAAGGAACAATTACATTTAATTGTGGTTGGTCATGTAGATGCTGGTAAAAGTACTTTATTAGGACGACTTTTATGCGAGTTAGGAGAAGTTCCAACAAGATTAATTCACAAATATCAAcaagaaagtaaaaaaatagGGAAACAATCATTTGCTTATGCATGGGTCCTTGATGAAACAGGAGAAGAAAG GGAACGTGGAATTACTATGGATGTTGGTCATTCTAAATTTGAAACAGAAAcaaaatgtattactttattagATGCACCTGGGCATAAGGATTTCATACCTAATATGATTATTGGTGCTACTCAAGCTGATGTAGCTTTGTTAGTAGTAGATGCTACTAGAGGAGAATTTGAAACTGGTTTTGACAGTGGAGGTCAAACTAGAGAACATGCActattattacgttcattaG GTATATCACAGTTGACAgtagtaataaataaattagataCAGTAGACTGGTCAAAGGAGAGATTTGATGAAATAGTAAGCAAAATGAGTGTATTCTTGAAACAAGCTGGGTTCAAGGATAATGTTACTTTTGTTCCTTGTAGTGGTCTATCTGgtgaaaatatattaacaaaGCCTAAAGAACCTTTATCTAATtg GTATACAGGACCTACATTAGTCAAcgttattaataatttcaagtgTCCTGAACGCCATATAGATAAACCATTTCGATTTTCGGTTAACGATATATTTAAAGGCACAGGATCTGGATTCTGTGTGTCTGGTCACGTAGAAACAGGCATGGTAGCTTTAGGTGATAAAGTTCTAGTATTACCGCGAAATGAAACTGCAGTGATTAAAG GTTTACAAATAGATGAAGTATCTATAACAAACGCATTTGCTGGAGATCAAGTTTCTTTAATATTATCTGGAATTGATCAACAAAACGTTGGGATTGGAGATATTATTTGTAATCCTCAAAATCCAGTTCCTGTAACAACACGTTTCCAAGCACATGTTGTTGTATTTGCAGTGAAAATACCTATTATGAAAGGTCTTCCTGTAATAATTCATCAACAATCTTTAGTTCAACCAGCTGTTATTACAAAATTAGTAGCGCAACTTCATAGGAGTACTGGTgaaatgataaaaaagaaaCCACGCTGTTTACCAAAAAATTCAAGTGCTATTATTGAGATTACAACACAAAATTCAGTTTGTATGGAATTATATAAGGATATCAAACAACTGGGTAGAATTATGTTACGTGTAGAAGGAACTACTATTGCAGCTGGTCTGATTacaaaaatcaaataa
- the LOC117159370 gene encoding selenoprotein K, producing the protein MVYVSNDGSVLCGTPLHLKVFRFFTGIIFMVIMFFKTLINPNMNKYGSEYTRDYRPGSGPPRPPTRRLGRPNTGHTVDIPFGGCSSCAR; encoded by the exons ATGGTTTACGTATCAAATG atGGAAGCGTCTTATGTGGTACTCCATTGCATTTAAAAGTGTTTAGATTTTTCACAGGTATAATTTTCATGGTTATAATGTT ttttaAAACATTAATCAATCCTAATATGAACAAATATGGAAGCGAATATACAAGAGATTATAGACCTGGATCTgg TCCACCACGTCCACCAACTCGTAGATTAGGAAGACCTAACACAGGACATACTGTTGATATTCCATTTGGAGGATGTAGTAGTTGTGCTAGATAA
- the Uch gene encoding ubiquitin carboxyl-terminal hydrolase isoform X1, whose translation MSSWIPMESNPEVMTKFLHKLGVAKDWSVVDVYGLEPDLLALVPKPVVAVILLYPLSKKGDNSLEDKESEEEDVSIPKDPEVFHMKQYIHNACGTIALIHSVGNNRDIIDLQDGFLKTFLDEAKNLSYMECGKLLMESDGISITHKDVAQEGQTEVPSDEIPVYHHFVALIHKNGVLYELDGRKPSPINHGTTSPETLLEDAARVCKEYMARDPEEVCFTVLALANSDAGAL comes from the exons ATGTCATCTTGGATTCCGATGGAATCTAATCCAGAA GTTATGACAAAG tttttacataaattagGCGTAGCAAAAGATTGGTCTGTTGTTGATGTTTATGGTCTGGAACCTGATCTGTTGGCACTTGTACCTAAACCAGTTGTTGCTGTTATTTTGCTATATCCTTTATCCAAAAAG GGTGATAATAGCTTAGAAGACAAAGAATCAGAAGAAGAAGATGTAAGTATTCCTAAAGATCCAGAAGTTTTTCATATGAAACAGTACATTCATAATGCCTGTGGTACAATCGCATTAATTCACAGTGTTGGCAATAATCGAGACAT CATAGATCTTCAGGACGGTTTCCTAAAAACCTTTTTAGATGAAGCGAAAAATCTTTCTTATATGGAATGTGGGAAGCTTTTAATGGAGTCGGACGGTATTAGTATCACTCATAAAGATGTGGCACAAGAGGGTCAAACAGAG GTACCAAGCGATGAAATACCAGTGTACCATCATTTTGTAGCACTTATACACAAAAATGGAGTATTATATGAATTAG ATGGACGTAAACCTTCTCCTATTAATCATGGTACAACTAGTCCAGAAACACTGTTAGAAGATGCAGCACGTGTTTGTAAAGAATATATGGCTCGTGATCCAGAAGAAGTGTGTTTCACAGTTCTTGCTCTTGCCAATAGCGATGCAGGAGCATTGTAA
- the Fuca gene encoding alpha-L-fucosidase gives MILQSYILFISSMIYTTWGRNQYVLETTDIKSHETLWPIKTEINQYSPTWDSLDRRPLPTWYDDAKIGIFIHWGVFSVPSFGSEWFWNNWKEEQIDTKYRDFMKQRYPPSFTYQDFAHEFTAEFFNATQWSELFQASGAKYVVLTSKHHEGYTLWPSKYSFSWNSADVGPKKDLIGELATAIRNSTNLRFGLYHSLYEWYNPLYLSDKDNNFTTQIFVRQKIIPELHEVVEKYKPEIVWSDGDWEAPDVYWKSKEFLAWLYNESPVKDTVVVNDRWGQNIPCHHGDFYTCSDRYNPGVLLPHKWENCMTIDRKSWGFRRNAVLSEYLTLSELVKELAITVSCGGNLLMNVGPTKDGIISPIFEERLRGMGVWLKINGEAIYNTKPWITQNDTLSNTVWYTQSKNIKQIYAIILEWPNEGLLYLGSLKISPSTQISVLGSKLLIRWKQSKEKLIVSLPAELDKGQPAWVLKIKPE, from the exons ATGATTTTACAAAGTTACATTTTATTCATTTCCTCAATGATATATACAACGTGGGGGAGAAATCAATATGTATTAGAAACGACAGATATAAAAAGCCATGAAACACTTTGGCCTATAAAAACAGAAATAAACCAGTATTCTCCAACATGGGATAGTTTAGATAGACGTCCGCTTCCAACTTGGTATGATGATGCAAAAATTGGTATCTTTATTCACTGGGGTGTTTTTAGTGTTCCTAGTTTTGGCTCTGAATGGTTTTGGAATAATTGGAAAG AAGAACAGATTGATACTAAATACCGTGACTTTATGAAACAAAGGTATCCGCCTAGTTTTACATATCAAGACTTTGCTCATGAATTTACTGCTGAATTTTTTAACGCAACGCAATGGAGTGAATTATTTCAAGCTTCAGGTGCAAAATATGTTGTATTAACAAGCAAACATCATGAGGGATATACATTATGGCCTTCAAAATATTCGTTCAGTTGGAACTCTGCAGATGTAGGACCAAAAAAAGATCTTATAG GTGAATTGGCTACAGCAATAAGAAATTCAACTAATTTGAGATTTGGTCTTTACCATTCTTTGTATGAATGGTATAATCCTCTATATTTATCTGATAAAGATAACAATTTTACAACCCAAATTTTTGTTCGTCAAAAGATAATTCCTGAATTACACGAAGtagtagaaaaatataaaccaGAAATTGTATGGTCTGATGGCGACTGGGAAGCACCAGATGTTTATTGGAAATCAAAAGAATTTTTGGCTTGGTTGTACAATGAAAGTCCTGTGAAAGATACAGTTGTAGTAAATGATAGATGGGGACAAAATATACCATGTCATCATGGTGATTTTTACACATGTTCTGATCGTTATAATCCTG GAGTACTTCTACCACATAAATGGGAAAACTGCATGACAATTGATAGAAAATCTTGGGGATTTCGTAGGAATGCTGTTTTATCAGAATATTTGACTTTATCAGAATTGGTCAAAGAATTAGCAATTACTGTAAGTTGTGGAGGAAACTTATTAATGAATGTTGGACCAACAAAGGATGGCATTATTAGCCCAATATTCGAAGAAAGATTACGTGGAATGG GTGTGTGGTTAAAGATAAATGGAGAAGCTATTTACAATACCAAACCTTGGATAACACAAAATGATACTTTATCTAATACCGTTTGGTATACACAAAGCAAAAACATAAAACAAATTTATGCTATAATCCTTGAATGGCCAAATGAAGGTTTATTATATTTAGGATCGCTTAAAATATCTCCTAGTACACAAATTTCAGTACTTGGATCTAAATTACTAATTAGA tGGAAACAAAGTAAAGAAAAATTGATTGTATCATTACCAGCAGAACTTGATAAAGGACAACCAGCTTGGGTATTGAAAATAAAACCAGAATAA
- the Cndp2 gene encoding cytosolic non-specific dipeptidase 2, with protein sequence MTSELPSTLKHLFSYIDDHKTEYINDLKEAVAIKSVSAWPDHRNEIIKMMKWAEMKLKNLGVTTELADVGKQTLPDGSVIPLPPVLLGTLGSDSEKKTVLIYGHLDVQPALKEDGWDTEPFTLVEKNDKLYGRGSTDDKGPVLCWIHALQAYKAIGTDIPVNLKFVFEGMEESGSEGLDDLLLARKDTFLQGVDYVCISDNYWLGTKKPCITYGLRGICYFQVEVTCAVKDLHSGTFGGSIHEGMADLIYLLNTLVDVNGKILIDGIYDNVTKIVEKEIESYKTIEFDVAEFRGSVGTSKLAHEDKIQLLMHRWRQPSLSLHGIQGAFSEPGAKTVIPGKVIGKFSIRIVPNMTPEDTVQKVTAYLNKKWAVRGSPNKFNVSMYHGGRTWSENPDHPNYVAGRKATKHVYNVEPDLSREGGSIPVTLTFQEVTGKNVLLLPVGAGDDGAHSQNEKLDIRNYIGGTKLLGAYLYEIAQL encoded by the exons ATGACTTCAGAACTTCCATCTACATTAAAACATCTATTTag TTATATTGATGATCATAAAACAGAGTATATAAATGACTTAAAAGAAGCAGTAGCTATAAAATCTGTCTCAGCGTGGCCAGATCAcagaaatgaaataattaaGATGATGAAATGGgcggaaatgaaattaaaaaatcttgGAGTCACTACAGAATTGGCAGATGTAGGAAAACAAACTCTTCCAGATGGAAGTGTAATTCCTCTCCCACCTGTTTTGTTAGGAACTCTAGGGTCTGACTCTGAAAAAAAGACTGTTCTTATATATGGACATTTAGATGTTCAACCAGCattaaaagaagatggctgggATACTGAACCATTTACTCTTGTTGAGAAAAATGACAAATTATATGGACGTGGAAGTACAGATGATAAAGGCCCTGTACTTTGTTGGATTCATGCATTACAGGCTTATAAAGCTATTGGAACAGATATCCCTGTTAATCTCAAG TTTGTCTTTGAGGGTATGGAAGAAAGTGGTAGTGAAGGATTAGATGACCTTCTTTTAGCACGAAAAGATACATTTTTGCAAGGTGTAGATTATGTGTGCATATCTGATAATTACTGGCTGGGTACCAAAAAACCTTGTATTACGTATGGCTTAAGAGGTATCTGTTATTTCCAAGTGGAAGTAACTTGTGCTGTTAAAGATCTACATAGTGGTACATTTGGTGGATCTATACATGAAGGAATGGCAgatttaatatatttgttaaatacATTAGTTGATGTAAATGGGAAAATTTTAATAGATGGTATTTATGATAATGTAACAAAAATTGTGGAAAAGGAAATAGAATCCTAtaaaacaatagaattcgatgtTGCTGAATTCAGGGGCTCTGTTGGAACTAGTAAATTAGCTCATGaagataaa ATTCAATTATTGATGCATCGGTGGAGACAGCCCAGTTTATCACTTCATGGAATACAAGGCGCATTTAGTGAGCCAGGTGCAAAAACTGTTATTCCAGGAAAAGTTATTGGTAAATTTTCAATTAGAATAGTACCAAATATGACTCCAGAAGATACTGTACAAAAAGTAACAGCATATCTAAACAAAAAATGGGCTGTCAGAGGTAGTCCAAATAAATTCAATGTCAGTATGTATCATGGAGGAAGAACTTGGTCTGAAAATCCTGATCATCCAAACTATGTAGCTGGTCGAAAAGCTACCAAGCATGTTTATAATGTAGAGCCTGATTTATCACGCGAAGGAGGCTCAATTCCGGTTACTTTAACATTCCAAGAAGTAACAGGCAAAAACGTACTACTCTTACCAGTTGGTGCTGGTGATGATGGGGCACATTCCCAGAACGAAAAACTGGACATTCGTAACTATATCGGGGGC ACTAAATTACTTGGAGCTTATTTGTACGAGATAGCTCAACTGTAA